The Nitrospinaceae bacterium genome has a window encoding:
- a CDS encoding carboxymuconolactone decarboxylase family protein encodes MSTEHINENMDRIVSNIDTNPDMDARIDRALEVRKQMGIYGEGGQMEHGFYGAAQAQGILEWCFGLAWGGPLLDLKTRELIVITALVSQQLDGEVEWHVRSGLNLGLTREEIIAALTHLTVYCGFPKANHGIRAAKRAFDKIDKENGVEPPAPYTGAKKAAAEAAGDRLMAHVDPNPDAKARIENALKTRQKMGIYGKGGQADDGLYKIAPHYTQALLEYGWGMVWSDPVLDMKTREIICLAAFAAQQLVDEAEWHVRSSLNHGLTRDEIIEVFIQCSPYIGFPKTNDMLRAAKRSFDRLDEENT; translated from the coding sequence ATGTCGACCGAACACATCAACGAGAATATGGATCGAATCGTATCGAACATCGACACCAACCCGGACATGGATGCACGTATTGATCGAGCCTTGGAGGTTCGCAAGCAGATGGGCATCTACGGCGAGGGTGGCCAGATGGAACACGGATTCTACGGTGCAGCCCAAGCACAGGGAATTTTAGAATGGTGCTTCGGACTCGCCTGGGGTGGGCCCCTCCTTGACCTCAAGACACGCGAGCTTATTGTCATAACGGCACTCGTCTCTCAGCAACTAGACGGCGAGGTGGAGTGGCATGTCCGCAGCGGTCTGAACCTTGGGCTCACTCGCGAGGAGATTATCGCCGCCCTCACCCATCTCACCGTCTATTGCGGCTTTCCCAAGGCTAACCACGGAATACGCGCAGCAAAACGCGCGTTCGATAAAATCGATAAAGAAAATGGCGTCGAGCCCCCGGCGCCCTACACTGGAGCAAAGAAGGCGGCGGCAGAGGCGGCGGGCGACCGCCTCATGGCCCACGTCGATCCAAATCCTGATGCAAAGGCGCGGATCGAAAACGCCTTAAAAACTCGACAGAAGATGGGAATTTATGGAAAAGGGGGGCAGGCTGATGATGGGCTTTACAAAATTGCGCCCCACTACACACAAGCTCTTCTGGAGTATGGCTGGGGCATGGTCTGGAGCGATCCGGTCTTGGACATGAAAACCCGTGAGATAATATGCCTCGCTGCATTTGCCGCCCAGCAACTCGTCGACGAGGCGGAGTGGCACGTGCGCAGCTCCCTGAACCACGGGCTCACGCGAGATGAAATAATCGAGGTGTTCATCCAATGCTCTCCCTACATCGGCTTCCCGAAGACAAACGACATGCTGCGGGCGGCCAAGCGATCATTTGATCGGCTTGATGAGGAGAACACTTAA